The Acomys russatus chromosome 11, mAcoRus1.1, whole genome shotgun sequence genome contains the following window.
ctgggcttttttttatAGCTACCCCCACTTTTTACTATGGCcccttttaaacattttgttggTGTCTTTATGCTAGCACGTGCGTGCTGTGGCAtgtgagcagaggccagagggcagttTGTGCAGGTGGCTCTCTGCTTCCACCCTGAGGGTcctgaaaaggaagaagtaaagaacATGTCAGAcaccatcctctgacctctgcaatgcccacatgtgtacacacacacacactgatacacacacacagacacacacactgacatatacACAAACTGATATACACACAActgatacacacagacatacacacactgacatacacacatacacacagacacacacacacactgacatatacacaaactgatatacacacacacatacacacagacatacacacacagacacacacacactgacatacacacacacagacacatacactgacatatacacaaactgatgaacacacacactgatacacacagacatacacacactgacatacacacacacagacacacactgacatacacacacacgctgacatacacacacactggcacacacacatacacacacacacacaaggagtcTCTACtggggtgctagagagatggttcagcagttaaaaaaaaaacccacattggTCCCACAGTGGTTCACAACTCCAGTTGAGGGCACCACATACCACAGAGATATGGAGCACAGACACACCTTCAGGTAAAGCACCTAttcacacaaaatttaaaaattttgttgttctttttcaagacagggtctctctgtgtagccttggctgtcctggactcgctttgtagaccaggctggcctcaaattcacagccatccacctgcctctgcctccccagtgctgggattaaaggcgtgagccaccacgcccggcttaataaaataattttaaagacttattttatgtacatgagtgctctgtcttcatgcacactagaagagggaatcagatccgattacagatggttgtgagccaccatgtgggtgataggaattgaactcaggacctctggaagagcaggcagtactcttaaccttggagccatctaACCAGCCccctaataaaataaattttaagatactACTttaaagaagaagcagcagcagcagcagcagcagctgggcgtggtggcgcatgtctttaatcccagtacttgagaggcagaggtaggcaattactgggagttcaaggccagcctgatccaggacagtccaggctatgacacagagaaaccctgtctcaaaaaactggggcCAGGgggaggaaagcaagcaagcaaggcaaaatgggggctagagagatggctcagtggttaagagcactggctgttcttgccaaagacctgagttcaattcccagcaacgacttgttggctcacgaccatctctaactccagatcAAGGAAATCCAGTGGTACCCATGCAGACACCCATGCAGTCACCCATGCAGACACCCGTGCAGTCACCAGTGCAGTCACAcatgcagtcacacatgcagtcacaacattcatacacatgaaagaaaagaaataagtatttttaaacaacttttattttatttattttatttggttgattgggtttggttttttgagacagggtttcgcttgtagtccaggttggccttgaactcatcgatatccacctgcctctgcctcctgagtgctggaattaaaggtgtgcgcccccacgGCCAgctaaaacaacttttaaaagtagGAAAATCATAAGAACTTGAAACTAGATAAAGTatatataaggtgtgtgtgtgtgtgtgtgctcgcatgAGCGGGTATGTCAGGGTCACAGCAGCCACTCAGCGGCcagcaccctaccactgagcttcacCCAGCCCAAGAGCTCTTGGTATTGTTAACACTTTTTCTACaagttttaagttatttttaaatgaaaagctgAAAATATCATAACCTTTGAGTTTAAGCACTAAAAAGAAtgcttaaaatgaataaaatgaaacagtaCAGTGAGAATTCTGCATAATTTTGTTGTTACTAAATCTGGGGCTTCTGGGggggaggacagacagacagacagacagtgcagCAGGTTCAGTGGAAACAGATCTCAGAGGGGACACGCCTTTAAATACGCTCGCCAGGAACCATGATGGAAGGTTAGCATCacgggaagagggaaggaagagaaaaggtagGAACAGCAAAGCGAAGGCGCTGAACTTGAACAGTGAAACGGAGCAGTGCAAACCCGGCTTTGGGAACCACGCATAGACATGGTGCTCCAGAAACCGCTCCGGTGTGCAGGTCTGCATCACCAAGGCAAGCTAGGacacaagaaagcaaaaacatgtCTATGCTCCACAAACCGTATCTGCAACgccctgagttaaaaaaaaaaaagtgaagcaagCAAAGCCAGTGATGGGATAGGCTTGTCGGGGATGCCAGAGTGTCTCAGGCTGAGAGCAActgctcaacagttaagagcactggctgctcttccccgggacctgggttcaattcccacccgACCCCCAGCACACATCACTCCTCCTCTGccatcctctgtctcctccagatCCACCTGGATCACTGAGCGCTCTCCCCTCCTCTTGGCTTCTCCATCTTTTCCACATGAGATGCCGTCATAACCCCAGGATTCTCCTGAGAAAACTGTGGGTGCCGTGGGGAACCATCGGCTAGCAGAACACAGTGACTTTGGATGTCATTTTATGATGAGGGCTTCCACGTCTCTCCTCCGGGCCTCTTTTGCACAGAAACCATCCAGGGCAGAGGAGTCCAGCCCTTGCCCTCCCATGTACCCACACCTGCCATGGGGAGAGTCCACAGTTCTGACCCCTTCCCTGCCCCTGGGATCATCAGACCCTGGCCTTCAGGGTTCCCTGGCAGGAGCCCACATACACGTGTGTCCACAACCCATTGCAGTTCTGTCATGTTCAATTCCTCCCTgttttatcgtgtgtgtgtgtgtgtgtgtgtgtgtgtgtgtgtgtgtgtcatgatcAAAGCATTGTCGCAGGCTCTTTTCCGAGGTGAActgatgggaggtggggggctcAAGACCCTCCTGAAGGTCCCACCTCATCCCCGGGGTCAGTGCGGCATAGGGGATCAGTCATAAGAAATGAACTGGAGTCCTGGGCTTTGGAGGAGGGACTGGGCAGAGCTTGGCCAAAGTGGGTCTTCTTCTGTGACACAGCCAGCCGTACCTCCTGACTTCTCATTTGCATGAAACGGAAGGGGAGCCagcttttgaaattatatttcctAAGAAGGAGTTGAGCTGCTAATATTTACACGGGGAAGGGGAGCCGGATAGAGGAAATTATAACACAAGAAAGTGGGGCGTCCTGAAGATGAGGAGTCACGGGCCGCATCTTCAGGAATCGCCTCAGTGTGGGGTTCTGCCCACTACCGACGACCTGCAGAAGCAACAAGAACCAGCTGGTGAGACAAGCGATGGTCCAACCGCCCGGGCCCGCCACTTGTGTCTGTGACTGCCGGGTGCCTGAGCCCTCATACGCTGGTTGCGGTTAATGCGGATGCCCAGGGACCAATGCCTAAGACAAAGGAGCGACCTCCAGCCTGCTGtaccccctccagcccccaccccgcgCCCCCTCCCGCGCCCCCCGCACAGAGAGGTACTCTTCGTTTTTCTAAGTGCTGTTAACTGAACACCACGCCTCACCCCTTCTGAGGACCAGTAAGCAGGGGGACCGACGGGAATGTTACCTTCTGGGTAAGTGGATCCAGGGAGAGGAAGGTAGCCTAGAAAGGAAGATGCTTGATTATACCAGGCCCTGTGGGTGAAGGAGCCTAGCATTCTCCAGGTCTTTATAGAAGCGTGAATAAGGAAATTAATCACAGACAGAAAGCGAGAGAaacaggaggtggaggagggggagcggGAGGAGGGAGACTGCGAAGGGCTCAGGCTCAGGGGCCACTCACTGGAGGACTGGGACTTCCGCCAGCTGAACAAACCGAGACAGAAGACGATGAAGCCCAGGCCCAGGGTGGCCGCGGACACAGAAACCTTCACCTTCTGGATGGAGGACAGCCCGGCTGCTGCAGAGTAATGGAACGGTCTCAGAACTAACTTCTACGGCTTAGTCTCAGGGCGCCTGCGCGTCAAGGGCTCAGCCACGCCATCGCTCCTAGAGGCGCCCTGGTGAAACTCTTCCCCTGGGTTACCACCCGgcttctctccctgccccccccccaacatagtGGGGTCACTCAAGGCCTTTGCTGCAGCTCCTCCACTCCTTCCTCACTCCACAGGCTGACTCCCACCCTTGCTCTGAGCGGCTTCCTGGTAAAATGTCTCCCCTCTTTCCGGGCCTCCAAGGTTCCACCGTGTGAGTCCCACGCCCACGTTGTCCACGTCTTCCTCCACAGTTTCATCCCACCCTACAACCCTTCGCCACGTGCGTGCCAGAGCTGTTCCTACTCTGAAGTATTACCCCACATGGATTCTTACCCTAACGTCGGGAGAGCTGGCTCACCCTGCGTGCTCCACAAAGGAGACCTGCCCTGGAAAGCTCCAGGAcatacgtgcgtgcgtgcgtgcgtcccACTCCCCTCCTGTTTCCCATCTGTGCCAGCTGGTTTGTGTCCatctgacacaagctagagtcgtttgagagaacctcagttaagaaaatactTCCATTAGATCGGGCTGTGGCAAGCCTACAGTGTAGGCCATCTTCCtcattagtgactgatggggcagggcccagcccggtgtgggtgggtggggccaggtgtgggtgggtggggccagatgtgtgtgtgggggtcaggtgtgtgtatgtggggccaggtgtgggtgggtgggacccggtggggggggggcaggtgtgggtgggtggggcccgGTGTCGGTGGGTGGGGccaggtgtgtgggggggtcaggtgtgtgtgtgtgtggccaggtgtgggtgggtgtgacccggtgtgtgtgtggggccagGTGTGAGTGGGTGGGGCccggtgtgtggggggggggccaggtgtgggtgggtggggcccggtgtgtgtgggtggggccaggtgtgggtgggtggggccaggtgtgggtgggtggggcccggtgtgggtgggtggggcaaggtgtgtgggggggtcaggtgtgtgtgtgtgtggccaggtgtgggtgggtgtgacccgttgtgtgtgtgtgtggggccaggtgtgggtgggtggggcccggtgtgggtgggtggggcccggtgtgggtgggtggggccaggtgtgggtgggtggggcccgGTGTGTGGGGGGGGCCAGGTGTGGGTGGGCGGGgccaggtgtgggtgggtggggcccggtgtgggtgggtggggcccgGTGTGGGttggtggggccacccctggcctgtaagaaagcaagctgagcaagccagtaagcagcagccctctgCGGCGCCTGCCTAAAGGTTCCTgcactgacttccttcaatgTTGGAGGATGATGTggaaccctctcctccccagcttgcctttggtcgtggtgtttcatcacagcaatcgTCACCCTAGCCAGGACACCGTCTCCTCCCAGGGACCCACTAGGACCAACAGCAGACACAACACTCCCCACAGGGGAAGGCCctgcctcctggcctctgctaactgccctccctcttctctgttcctcccctctttcccactcGCCCCCTAATTGGACTGAACCCTCTCTCTTGCCTTCAGCTTCCCGAGTCCCCGGGTTCGAGCAGTGTCATTGAGTTCTTTATCAACCAACCCCCTTCGCATGTCTACCCAAGTGTCGACCAGCCATGCTTGGATTCCCCGCTACGCTCAGCGCCGCCCTGTACTGAGGGGAGATCCGCCCTTCTTCAGTCTTCATTGTTTTGTCAGTTCCCAATCCCGgcctgacaagatggctgaatatTAGGAAAGCTAACGCAGTGCACTCTGGGGTTTTGTTCCGGAGAGGCTATCAAATCTACGCTCTTTCGGGGAGTGCAGAGTCAGGCTGTGCCCCGTCGACGGACGAACGGAATCTACACCACAGCTGCCCAGCAACGGCACGGCCTTGTAGCCCATGACGCTAACTCTGCAAACCCTCAACAGGCTCCTCCAGATGCACTTCCTGTCCCAGCATccccttctccatctctgtccACCTCCTACTCCCAGATCCCACACACTTACTCCAGTCCCCACGGACAGGCTCCGAGGTCCCACTGTGCTGCACCACACAGGTGTAGATGTCACCATAGGAGGGGGCCGTGGCTAGGTAGGAGACGGTCTGGTACGTCCAGTCTCCGTTGGGCTGAGCGGTCTTCTCTTTGGTGCTGTGGGGGGCGACAAGCTGGCCATTCTTCATCCATGTGATGGCCACGTCCGCTGGGTAGAAGTCCCAGACGTAGCAGGCCAGCATCACAGGCTCCCTCGTGTTAAAAGGAGTGGTCTGGGCTACTTGAACTGACGGCGGCCCTGCATAGGGAGGAACAGTTGGAAAGGGAGTCTCATTTTTCGTCCTCGCAAAGATTTCTGCAGCCACCAACGGGAAGAGGAGAGACAACGCGCTCCCGCCTCGCCGGCCTTCCTGACTCTCTCAtcgcctctttcttttctcctccaaagTCAGGTTTGATCACTATGCCAGGTCTGGGCTATGAGCTGTCTGGACAGTACCTGTGTTTATCCTGCATGGCCACACGCTTGTGTGTTTTCTCAGATGGGGTCTCATATACTCCATGCTCACTAGGAGGCTGGGGTTGACCCCAGCTCCTGCTCTCCTGACCCCTCCCAAGGGCTGGTATCACAGgcctgccccaccatgcctggcgaggAGATTACTCAGGCTGTCGTCTTCTCCCAGTTTTACCCTCCCAAGTGAGTCCCCTGCTTGCATTTATTGGAGTACTTTTCAAGCAATACTTTAAGTGAAAATCCAAGCAATTATGTTAAAATGCAGACCCTCCAGGCCTCACCCAAGGTTGTTTCTCCCTGTCTAAAGTGATACCCAGGGACTTGCATCTCCAGTTAACACTCAGCCAGATGATGCTGAGACAGTGGCTCAGAGACGGTATCTTATGGCGCTGCTCTGGCCTATATGGAGAGCTTTAAATTGTATATTACTCTACGTGCTTAAGCCATTCCCATGAGCTGCTTTCAATGCAAAGGATTCTGGGAGGGTGAGAGGCGGCATTGGGATCCCCTGGAGCCCCGCCAGGTCTCCCAACCCCTGCACCCATTCCAAATATGGAACAACAGGATCTGAGCTAAAGAATCAGGAACAAGCCCAGCTGGGGGCccagcctgcaatcccagctaaCTGGGATGCTGCAAGAGCagagtcacaagttcaaggccagcctgggcaacttagggaGACCCAGCctcagaacaaacagaaaagggcagggggcggggggtagtacacagctcagtggtagagagcttgcccgGCCTGTGCAAgcccctaggttcaattcccagtactggaaaaaaaaaaatctttagttaaaataaataaaaataagagacacGAACATTTTGGGGAAAGCCACTGGGGGTTTTCTGACTTGGCCTCACATGCTGTGGCTCCTGCTTCTGGCCTTTGTATTGGCGCCTCCTCCTTACATCTTCCACCCGCCATTGTCCGTCTCTCCTAACCACACTGTCCCCTCGTTGTCAAGGCTCTTCCTAGTTCCAGGTCCACACACTGTTTCTTCCTGCCCAGAATCCCcgtgtcctctgtcctcctggcTGTGCACCCCCTCAGCACCCCCTCCATACCCCCTCTGTACCTCCTCAGCACCCCTCTGTACCTCCTCGGCACCCCCTCGGCACCCCTCTGCTCACGCGTTCTGTGGGTCAGTGCTTCCCAGAAGGGCTGCGTGTGCACCGCACAGTCCCGAAACCCGTTGCTCAAGCGCCGTAGCAGGGCCTCATCTTTGTTGAGGTTTTTTGAAATGAATTCAGCCAATGGATAGAGCATCCCAAATTCACAGGGGGCTATTTTTCCCGCCTCTGGATCCCAGCAGGCCAGCAGGTCTTTGTTGAAGGAAACACAGAATGTGAAGTCCTCTGGGGTCCCGTTATCGTCCAGTACGCAGGTGCTTTCCATGTGAGCCACAAAGCCAcctgcaggagccagagaagggaagacagctcagtgggcgTGGCACGATCGCAAATACGGTCTCTGCCCACAGATCCCGGCACGGAGTTCCTAAAACCCTTCCGATTGCTTCAGTGGTGGGAGTAGCAAGCAGGTGCATTTTCTGCCCTAATACCTGGTCTTTAGCTTGGTTCCTCACACCGAGCCCTGAGGCCCTTGGAACCCTGGGGTGGGGCCTGTCAGTGGAAAGATGGAGTCACGATTAGAAGCCTGAGGCTTaagtgggcggtggtggcgcacgcctttaatcccagcactcaggaggcagaggcaggtggatggctgtgagttcgaggccagcctggtctacaaagtaagtccaggacagccaaggctacacagagaaacactgtctcaaaaagccaaaaacaacaacaacaacaaaaaaaaacctatcttaTTTGATGAACCTACAAGGCTCAGGTTGTGAGGTTCTGAGACCTTCCCGTGAGCACATTCCTATGTGAGGGCGTGGCACACCCCAGGCCAAGGATGCACCAGCTGCACCCACTGCACCTAGGCTCTGTCTGGACGCCATGTTGTGAGCCCCTCTgtctttgttctttaaaatattctcttgGGGATGGAGATGTGGCTGGGTGTTTATGAACAGGAGCTGTTCCTGCAGAAGCAGGGTTCCAATGGGAGCACCCACAGCCAGCGGCTCACTGTAACCCCGTTCCAGGGAGTCTGATgcccttctgacctcctcaggcactacacgaatgtggtgtgtgtgcaatgaagcagtcacacacacacacacacacacacacacacagcggcggggggggggggttctctttggttggttggttggttggtttgattttggtgacttgagacaaggtttctctgtgtggccctggctgtcctggactcactttgtagaccaggctggcctcgaactcacagcgatccacctgcctctgcctcccgagtgctgggattaaaggcgtgcgccaccaccgtccagctaAGAGAGAGATGTTTTTAAACTCTTGCAACAAATTTGCATAGACTGAATATCCTTTCTATTTTCCCAGCCCAGAGGCCCCAACTCAGCCAAGCTGGACGGAAGTTGTGGGCAGTCCTGGGACTTACTACTTGTGctggatgtgggtgctaggatttgaacctgggtctcttaagcactgagccacctctccaggccctgaaaCTAAATCCAGCTATTGTTTTTCATCTGCAGTGGTCTAAAGTTTTAAGACCAATATAGTTAAATGACTCAGTTTACCAGACTTTCTTgacacaacagcaaacaaaacaaaagccaggaaagacattttaaagttaGTCCCACTTTCTTGCTGATGTAATACAGTAAAGTCAGTCCCACTTTCTTGCTGATATAATACGGTAAAGTCAGCCCCACTTTCTTGCTGATGTAACACAGTAAAGTTAGTCCCACTTTCTTGCTGATGTAATACAGTAAAGTCAGCCC
Protein-coding sequences here:
- the LOC127195090 gene encoding class II histocompatibility antigen, M beta 1 chain, coding for MAALLPLLLGLSLGCTGAGGFVAHMESTCVLDDNGTPEDFTFCVSFNKDLLACWDPEAGKIAPCEFGMLYPLAEFISKNLNKDEALLRRLSNGFRDCAVHTQPFWEALTHRTRPPSVQVAQTTPFNTREPVMLACYVWDFYPADVAITWMKNGQLVAPHSTKEKTAQPNGDWTYQTVSYLATAPSYGDIYTCVVQHSGTSEPVRGDWTAGLSSIQKVKVSVSAATLGLGFIVFCLGLFSWRKSQSSSEWPLSLSPSQSPSSRSPSSTSCFSRFLSATFLSLDPLTQKVTFPSVPLLTGPQKGHWSLGIRINRNQRRR